The Stomoxys calcitrans chromosome 3, idStoCalc2.1, whole genome shotgun sequence genome includes a region encoding these proteins:
- the LOC106091418 gene encoding juvenile hormone acid O-methyltransferase-like, with the protein MNHPELYHRANCAQRRDVELIIKKYLSKMQWHHNGAVSLIDMGTGSGDVLMDFVYPHMGKSLQRLVCSDISPKMLSYARKHVVNLNMVEFRILDMGTEQPLPNDLAGQFDYVTSFFAFMYVKSQRQALKNIHDLLKPAGGKCLILSLGKHPLFSAYIALSKMQKWSKYMTDVYSFVAPQHYCLDPRDDIINFMIEIGFSDYHVEIEHKVFDFESVETFKNVIVSINPFLDFMQDFLTAAFTDMNLKMKPMDHTGPLSISYFNLVIFGSRS; encoded by the exons ATGAATCATCCCGAATTGTATCATAGGGCAAATTGTGCCCAACGTCGCGATGTGGAACTAATCATCAAAAAGTACTTATCTAAAATGCAATGGCATCATAATGGCGCAGTTTCGTTAATAGATATGGGAACTGGATCTGGTGATGTGcttatggattttgtatatcCCCACATGGGTAAAAGTTTACAGCGACTTGTGTGCTCCGACATAAGCCCAAAAATGCTGAGCTACGCTCGCAAGCATGTGGTTAATCTAAACATGGTAGAATTTAGAATATTGGATATGGGCACTGAACAACCGCTGCCCAACGATTTGGCAGGACAATTTGATTATGTGACCTCTTTTTTTGCCTTTATGTATGTCAAATCTCAAAG acaggCCTTGAAAAATATCCACGACTTATTGAAGCCAGCTGGAGGTAAATGTCTTATACTAAGCCTTGGCAAACATCCGCTGTTTAGTGCCTACATTGCTTTGAGCAAAATGCAAAAGTGGTCAAAATATATGACTGATGTGTATTCGTTTGTGGCGCCTCAACACTATTGTTTAGATCCTAGGGATgatataataaattttatgattgaaatcggtttctCTGATTACCACGTCGAGATTGAGCACAAGGTATTTGATTTTGAGAGTGTGGAGACTTTTAAAA ATGTTATTGTAAGCATAAATCCATTTTTGGATTTTATGCAAGATTTTCTTACTGCCGCTTTCACAGATATGAATTTAAAAATGAAACCTATGGATCATACGGGCCCACTTTCAATATCATATTTTAATTTGGTTATCTTTGGCAGTAGGTCTTAA